One window from the genome of Nicotiana tomentosiformis chromosome 5, ASM39032v3, whole genome shotgun sequence encodes:
- the LOC104118335 gene encoding glycine-rich RNA-binding protein RZ1C-like isoform X2 has protein sequence MMERDTGRPRGFGFLTFADRRAMEDAIREMHGRELGDKVISVNRAQPKGGGEDSDRGYGGGYSSGGRGSYGGGDRSAGPDNCFKCGRPGHWARDCPLEGGGRSARAVSPPPRSRYAGGSARGDRYGSDHRYMDDQYDRGHYADRDRYDSRDDRYGGRDRIANDRYNPPGGDRFAGKYGVSDRYPQNGYGKERDSDRDVGPRGGDRYAAGGPARHEGRSYNRDRAAPYDRPRRGGGRPPAFDRY, from the exons ATGATGGAAAGAGATACAGGCCGTCCTCGTGGATTTGGGTTTTTAACATTTGCTGACCGTCGCGCCATGGAAGATGCAATCAGAGAAATGCATGGTAGGGAGCTTGGTGATAAGGTGATCTCTGTGAACAGGGCCCAACCGAAGGGTGGTGGTGAAGATTCTGACCGTGGCTATGGTGGAGGTTACTCATCAGGTGGCAGGGGCAGCTATGGTGGAGGTGACAGGTCAGCAGGGCCAGACAATTGCTTCAAGTGTGGCCGCCCAGGCCATTGGGCTAGAGACTGTCCATTGGAAGGTGGTGGCCGCAGTGCACGTGCAGTATCCCCCCCTCCTCGATCAAGGTATGCTGGAGGTAGTGCCCGTGGGGATCGTTATGGTAGTGACCATCGGTACATGGATGATCAATATGATAGAGGGCATTATGCTGATAGGGACCGCTATGATAGCAGAGATGATAGATATGGAGGCCGTGATCGAATTGCTAATGACAG GTACAACCCTCCTGGTGGTGATCGCTTTGCTGGCAAATATGGTGTTTCTGACCGATACCCTCAGAACGGTTATGGCAAAGAGAGGGATTCTGACAGGGATGTAGGCCCACGAGGTGGCGACAGGTACGCAGCTGGAGGACCAGCACGGCACGAGGGAAGAAGCTACAACAGAGATAGGGCGGCGCCATATGACCGCCCTCGTAGGGGAGGAGGACGCCCACCTGCCTTTGACCGTTATTGA